A stretch of Dermochelys coriacea isolate rDerCor1 chromosome 6, rDerCor1.pri.v4, whole genome shotgun sequence DNA encodes these proteins:
- the DDB1 gene encoding LOW QUALITY PROTEIN: DNA damage-binding protein 1 (The sequence of the model RefSeq protein was modified relative to this genomic sequence to represent the inferred CDS: deleted 4 bases in 3 codons) — translation MSYNYVVTAQKPTAVNGCVTGHFTSSEDLNLLIAKNTRLEIYVVTAEGLRPVKEVGMYGKIAVMELFHPKGESKDLLSFLTAKLQSCILEYKQSGESIDIITRAHGNVAVSSLQDRIGRPSETGIIGIIEPELSDFGLRLYDGLFKVIPLDRDNKELKAFNIRLEELQVIDVKFLYGCQAPTICFVYQDPQGRHVKTYEVSLREKEFNKGPWKQENVEAEASMVIAVPEPFGGAIIIGQESITYHNGDKYLAIAPPIIKQSTIVCHNRVDPNGSRYLLGDMEGRLFMLLLEKEEQMDGTVSLKDLRVELLGETSIAECLTYLDNGVVFVGSRLGDSQLVKLSVDSNEQGSYVVAMETFTNLGPIVDMCVVDLERQGQGQLVTCSGAFKEGSLRIIRNGIGIHEHASIDLPGIKGLWPLRSDSHRETDNTLVLSFVGQTRVLMLNGEEVEETELTGFVDDQQTFFCGNVAHQQLIQITSASVRLVTQEPKALVSEWKEPKGKNISVASCNSSQVVVAVGRALYYLEIQPQELRQISCTEMEHEVACLDITPLGDSNGKSPLCAIGLWTDISARILKLPSFELLHKEMLGGEIIPRSILMTTFESSHYLLCALGDGALFYFGLSIETGLLSDRKKVTLGTQPTVLRTFRSLSTTNVFACSDRPTVIYSSNHKLVFSNVNLKEVNYMCPLNSDGYPDSLALANNSTLTIGTIDEIQKLHIRTVPLYESPRKICYQEVSQCFGVLSSRIEVQDASGGTTALRPSASTQALSSSVSSSKLFSSSTAPHETSFGEEVEVHNLLIIDQHTFEVLHAHQFLQNEYALSLVSCKLGKDPNTYFIVGTAMVYPEEAEPKQGRIVVFHYSDGKLQSLAEKEVKGAVYSMVEFNGKLLASINSTVRLYEWTAEKELRTECNHYNNIMALYVKTKGDFILVGDLMRSVLLLAYKPMEGNFEEIARDFNPNWMSAVEILDDDNFLGAENAFNLFVCQKDSAATTDEERQHLQEVGLFHLGEFVNVFCHGSLVMQNLGETSTPTQGSVLFGTVNGMIGLVTSLSESWYNLLLDMQNRLNKVIKSVGKIEHSFWRSFHTERKTEPATGFIDGDLIESFLDISRPKMQEVVANLQIDDGSGMKREATVDDLIKIVEELTRIH, via the exons atgtccTACAACTACGTGGTGACGGCGCAGAAGCCAACGGCCGTGAACGGCTGCGTCACCG GGCACTTCACTTCATCGGAGGACCTGAACCTGCTGATAGCGAAGAACACCCGCCTCGAGATCTATGTGGTCACGGCTGAGGGGCTGCGGCCTGTCAAGGAGGTGGGCATGTATGGCAAGATTGCAGTTATGGAACTCTTCCACCCAAAG GGGGAGAGCAAGGACCTGCTGTCATTCCTG ACAGCCAAATTACAATCCTGTATCCTTGAGTACAAGCAAAGTGGTGAGAGCATTGATATCATCACCCGAGCCCATGGCAACGTTGCAG TCTCTTCTCTCCAGGATCGCATTGGTCGGCCCTCAGAGACGGGTATAATTGGCATCATTGAACCTGAGTTGTCGGAT TTTGGATTGCGGCTCTATGATGGCCTTTTCAAGGTCATTCCTCTGGACCGGGACAACAAGGAGTTAAAGGCCTTTAACATCcgcctggaggagctgcaggtCATCGATGTCAAG TTCCTCTATGGCTGCCAGGCTCCTACCATCTGCTTTGTTTACCAG GATCCCCAGGGTCGCCATGTCAAAACGTACGAGGTATCCCTGCGAGAGAAGGAATTCAACAAGGGTCCCTGGAAACAGGAGAATGTAGAGGCCGAAGCGTCCATGGTAATTGCAG tacccGAGCCCTTTGGAGGAGCTATCATCATTGGGCAAGAGTCGATCACCTACCACAATGGCGATAAATATCTGGCTATAGCTCCACCGATCATCAAG CAAAGTACAATCGTGTGCCACAATCGTGTGGATCCCAACGGGTCCCGTTACCTCCTGGGGGATATGGAGGGCCGTCTCTTCATGCTGCTTCTGGAGAAGGAAGAGCAGATGGACGGCACAGTCAGCCTGAAGGACCTGCGTGTGGAGCTGCTTGGAGAG ACATCCATTGCAGAGTGCCTGACCTACCTAGATAATGGTGTTGTCTTTGTCGGCTCTCGGCTTGGGGACTCCCAGCTTGTGAAG CTCAGCGTGGACAGCAATGAACAAGGCTCCTACGTAGTGGCCATGGAAACCTTCACCAACCTGGGCCCCATCGTGGACATGTGTGTGGTGGATCTGGAGAGACAGGGTCAAGGGCAG CTGGTCACGTGCTCTGGCGCCTTTAAGGAGGGCTCCCTAAGGATCATCCGGAATGGGATTGGGATTCACGAACACGCCAGCATCGACCTGCCAGGGATTAAAG GCCTATGGCCCCTGAGGTCAGATTCACACCGTGAAACTGACAACACCTTGGTACTATCCTTTGTGGGCCAGACCAG GGTTCTGATGTTAAATGGGGAGGAAGTGGAGGAAACTGAGTTGACAGGATTCGTAGATGATCAGCAAACCTTCTTCTGTGGCAATGTGGCCCATCAGCAACTGATCCAG ATCACCTCTGCCTCCGTGCGGCTGGTCACTCAGGAGCCCAAAGCCCTGGTGAGTGAATGGAAAGAGCCCAAGGGGAAGAACATCAGCGTGGCTTCCTGTAACAGCAGCCAGGTGGTGGTGGCTGTGGGGCGAGCACTCTACTACCTGGAGATCCAGCCCCAGGAGCTCAGGCAAATAAG ctgcacagagatggAGCATGAGGTGGCCTGCCTGGACATCACCCCACTGGGAGATTCTAATGGCAAGTCCCCTCTGTGTGCCATCGGCCTCTGGACTGACATTTCGGCACGCATCCTAAAGCTGCCCTCGTTTGAGCTGCTGCACAAGGAGATGCTGGGAGGAG agATCATTCCCCGCTCCATTCTGATGACCACCTTTGAGAGCAGCCACTATCTTCTCTGTGCCCTGGGAGACGGGGCTCTCTTCTACTTCGGGCTCAGCATTGAGACGG GTTTGCTGAGCGACCGTAAGAAAGTGACGCTGGGCACCCAGCCCACCGTCCTGAGAACGTTCCGTTCACTCTCCACCACCAACGTCTTTGCCTGCTCTGACCGCCCCACTGTGATCTACAGCAGTAACCACAAGCTGGTATTCTCCAATGTCAACCTCAAGGAGGTGAACTACATGTGCCCCCTCAACTCAGATGGCTACCCCGACAG TCTGGCATTGGCCAACAACAGCACTCTGACAATCGGCACCATCGACGAGATCCAAAAGCTGCACATCCGCACGGTTCCCCTCTACGAGTCGCCCAG GAAAATCTGCTACCAGGAGGTGTCTCAGTGCTTTGGCGTGCTTTCGAGTCGCATTGAGGTGCAGGATGCCAGTGGGGGCACCACTGCACTGAGACCCAGTGCCAGCACCCAG GCCCTGTCCAGCAGCGTCAGCTCCAGCAAGCTGTTTTCCAGCAGCACCGCCCCGCACGAGACATCCTTcggagaggaggtggaggtgcACAATCTACTCATCATAGACCAGCACACCTTTGAAG TGCTCCACGCTCACCAGTTTCTGCAGAATGAATACGCCCTAAGCCTGGTCTCCTGCAAGCTGGGCAAGGACCCCAACACTTACTTCATTGTGGGCACGGCCATGGTGTATCCTGAGGAGGCTGAGCCCAAACAGGGTCGCATCGTAGTCTTCCACTACTCAGATG GGAAACTGCAGAGTCTGGCCGAGAAGGAAGTGAAAGGGGCTGTGTATTCCATGGTGGAGTTCAACGGCAAGCTCCTAGCCAGCATCAACAGCACG GTGCGTCTGTATGAGTGGACAGCAGAGAAGGAATTGCGCACAGAGTGTAACCATTACAATAACATCATGGCTCTCTACGTGAAGACCAAGGGGGACTTCATCCTGGTTGGGGATCTGATGCGCTCCGTTCTGCTTCTTGCCTACAAGCCCATGGAGGGTAACTTTGAGGAG ATTGCTCGAGACTTCAACCCAAACTGGATGAGCGCCGTGGAGATCTTGGACGATGACAACTTCCTGGGAGCAGAGAATGCTTTTAACCTGTTTGTGTGCCAGAAGGATAG CGCTGCTACGACGGATGAGGAGCGCCAGCACTTGCAGGAAGTGGGGCTGTTCCACCTGGGAGAGTTTGTCAACGTGTTCTGCCACGGCTCCCTGGTCATGCAGAACCTGGGTGAGACGTCCACGCCGACGCAGGGCTCGGTGCTCTTCGGCACGGTCAACGGAATGATCG GGCTGGTGACATCACTGTCGGAAAGCTGGTACAACCTCCTGCTGGATATGCAGAACAGACTCAATAAAGTCATCAAGAGTGTGGGCAAGATCGAGCACTCCTT CTGGAGATCATTTCATACTGAGCGCAAGACGGAGCCAGCCACAGGGTTCATTGACGGTGACTTGATTGAAAGCTTCCTGGACATCAGCCGACCCAAAATGCAGGAGGTGGTAGCAAACCTACAG ATTGACGATGGCAGTGGCATGAAGAGAGAGGCCACCGTGGACGACCTGATAAAGATCGTGGAGGAGCTGACCCGGATCCATTAA
- the TKFC gene encoding LOW QUALITY PROTEIN: triokinase/FMN cyclase (The sequence of the model RefSeq protein was modified relative to this genomic sequence to represent the inferred CDS: inserted 2 bases in 2 codons; deleted 1 base in 1 codon; substituted 3 bases at 3 genomic stop codons), whose protein sequence is MLTGVVAGAVFTSPAVGSIXAAIRAVTQAGSAGTLLIVKNYTGDRLNFGLALEQARGRGAEVQMVVVGDDSAFTAQKKVGRRGLCGTVLIHKVAGALSEAGASLEKVVRRVMAAAGAMGTLAWPVPLHVPGSGPTFQLAQDELELGLGIHVEAGVRRMKMVPADEIVKMMLDHMSSSSNASRVALEPGGLCGAGVDNLGGLSFLELGVWPVAAVRCLGPRWFALARALVGTFMTALEMAGVSLTLLLADDDLLDXSVRCXTTAVAWPNLARVLVTGRSRVLAAPAPPPTSNQPPLSLSPSLPAVAAVLERVCSTLLGLQRKLNELDRXAGDGDCGSTICRVSPAIQEWLNSTPLPARPSQLLSTLARLMLEKMGGRQGRXLYGLFLTAAAQPLQSRSDPAAWAAAMEAGIEAMQRYGGAAPGDRTMLDSLCAAAEELRALQAPGADLLPVLAKAVQSAEAAAESTKNMEAGAGRASYISSARLELPDPGAVAAAAVLRAVLEGLQS, encoded by the exons ATGCTCACCGGAGTGGTGGCTGGCGCCGTCTTCACTTCTCCCGCAGTGGGCAGCA CTGCAGCAATCCGGGCAGTGACACAGGCTGGCTCAG CCGGGACGCTGCTGATCGTGAAGAACTACACTGGGGACCGG TTGAACTTCGGGCTGGCACTGGAGCAGGCGCGGGGCAGAGGGGCCGAAGtgcagatggtggtggtgggtgaCGACAGCGCTTTCACTGCGCAGAAGAAAGTGGGGAGAAGAGGGCTGTGTGGCACAGTGCTCATACACAAG GTGGCTGGCGCGCTGTCGGAGGCAGGGGCGAGCCTGGAGAAGGTTGTTCGCAGGGTGATGGCTGCTGCAGGAGCCATGG GTACCTTGGCGTGGCCTGTCCCCCTGCATGTCCCTGGCTCAGGACCTACCTTTCAGCTGGCTCAGGACGAGCTGGAGCTGGGCCTGG GGATTCATGTTGAGGCGGGCGTGCGCAGGATGAAG atGGTGCCGGCGGACGAAATCGTCAAGATGATGCTCGATCACATGAGCAGCTCTTCCAACGCCTCGCGCGTGGCCTTGGAGCCCG GGGGCCTCTGTGGTGCTGGTGTTGACAACCTGGGTGGCCTGTCCTTCctggagctgggtgtgtggcCGGTGGCGGCTGTACGCTGCCTTG GACCGAGGTGGTTCGCGTTGGCCCGAGCCCTGGTCGGCACCTTCATGACGGCGCTGGAAATGGCTGGTGTGTCCCTCACCCTCCTGCTGGCAGATGATGACCTCTTGGACTAATCGGTGAG ATGCTGAACCACAGCTGTGGCCTGGCCCAACCTGGCCCGAGTACTTGTGACAGGCCGGAGCAGAGTGCTGGCTGCACCT GCACCTCCTCCCACATCTAAccagccccctctctccctcagccccagtCTCCCAGCGGTGGCAGCTGTTCTGGAGCGGGTGTGCAGTACTCTGCTGGGCCTGCAGAGGAAGCTCAATGAGCTGGACC GCGCGGGGGATGGTGATTGCGGCAGCACCAT ATGCCGTGTGTCTCCAGCCATACAGGAGTGGTTGAACTCGACGCCCCTGCCTGCCCGACCGTCCCAGCTCCTCTCCACTCTGGCCAGGCTGATGCTGGAGAAGATGGGGGGTCGTCAGGGGCGGTGA CTGTACGGGCTGTTCCTGACGGCAGCTGCGCAGCCCCTGCAGAGCCGCAGTGACCCCGCAGCCTGGGCTGCTGCCATGGAGGCCGGCATCGAAGCCATGCAGCG GTATGGGGGAGCCGCCCCTGGGGACAGGACCATG CTGGATtcgctctgtgctgctgctgaggaGCTGCGTGCCCTGCAGGCCCCTGGTGCCGACCTACTGCCCGTGCTGGCCAAGGCAGTTCAG AGCGCAGAGGCTGCGGCTGAATCCACCAAGAACATGGAAGCAGGCGCTGGCAGGGCCAGTTACATCAGCTCGGCCCGCCTGGAGCTACCAGACCCAGGGGctgtggcagcagctgctgttctgcGCGCTGTGCTGGAAGGGTTACAGAGCTAG